TTATTGTTTCCGGCCGTCAGCTGATTCCAGCTGCCCCGGTTCAGCGAACTCCACCCGCCTGGGGCCGCACCGACGCGAAAACAAACACCAGgacctctatgtgtgtgtgtgtgtgagacaacaCACATTCCTAGAGGCAGTGATGTCATGTTTATGAGGCGTCCCcgccctgatgacatcactcccaGCGGGAAAACAGGACGTCAACGCAGGCAGAGCGGCTGCATGACTTATTATTGGTTATTTCCAATACCAGAGCGGACAGAGGTGTCAGGGAGGGGTTCATGAGGCCATATCTGATCAGGTCATCCTGGTCAGCGATTGGACGGGAGAGGAGGAGGCCTTCCTGGTGAAGAAGGCAGGAggcgccatctagtggcagGATTGAACACAGACGGAGGGAGATGGATGTTTGGGCTGCCTGGATTATTCTGATAGTCGACTCATCACccattattttaatgatattttattttattatgatatttaatgatattttattttattatgatatttaatgatattttattttattaaagtccagtggattgatttgaacagCTTTGGCGAAGGTCGGCTAATGAATCAAATCATCATTGCTGGAGGCAAAGAAGTCCAAAGCACAACTGAGGTGAGAATAGAACCTACAGCTGAGGTACGAAGACGGCCCACACCCAGTAGACCAACATGGAACGTCGTGACTGCAACATGACATCATGAGAACAACGTGAAACCCACTCACATCTCCTCCACCTGGGCAGCAGGACCCTGGACCTGTCCCACCACCGTCCCACTGGGGGTGTTCTTCACCCAGCCCACCAGCCCCAGACGGAGGCCCTGTTCCTCCGTGTACTGCAGAGAAGCAGGACAGAAGGTCTTCAGAATGAACGCTGGAGATTATTTCACGTGAGATAAAAGAACAGTAGAAAACCACGACTGGGTTCTTGACTTATGGAACGTGAACGTACAAAACTGAAAGTTCAGAGACGTCTCATGAGATATTTCCAAAACTCAGGAGTAACAAATCCTGAGATGAAGAAACCcaagaaacaaatcaaatgaagaCAACGAGGAGATAATGAGacaatgagacacaggtgatacTGTGACACAGGTGAAACAAGAAGGTAGTGAGACGTGGAGTAGACCATGACTGAAAGTTCCCCAAGGGAACTCGTTGGTGGAACACCTGGGTGTCGTAAATTTCAACTCTTTTGTTGGATGGACCTGAAACGGTGGAAACATTACCTTCAGGGACCAACAGAGGAACTCACCATTCTGAAACACACTCCTGTAAAAGATTCAAAAAAAGAGAGGAACGAGTtcagaaacaagcaaaaaccaatcagaacaactcatttaacttttttttctatgttattTTTACCACagaggttttttaaaatttttcatttctAGCAGGTTTTATTGTTTCTTTCCCATATAAATCCCTTGTTTACAGCCTGAGGCGGCAGGAAACCAGAGCAGCAGAGCTGCTTCCAAAAAAAGCAGCTGGATCGTTTCACAGTTATGGCTCGTGGAGagaaacattaaaacatacgAACCCTGAACATAACCGAAGACCTCGAAGTCCACGGAGACCAGACCGGGTCCCGCCGGGTCACACATCCTCACCCGAAACCCACCACCAGCCCTgaagaggaagctgaagaagagTCAGTCTGTTTACTCTACATGGTCATGTCTCCACCAGCTCACATCACAGGGTTAATGGTATTTGTAGTCCATTAAAACTACAATCTGACAATATATATCAGGTGTAGAATAATTCCATTCTAGAGCCTcatttagcatgtagcatgagTGAGCTGGTTAGCGTCGATGAGGAGCTTAGAATATCagaggttgtgggtttgaatccGCCTCTTTGTGGCTTTTAAATGTCATGCCGTCGTCTGATTTGCGGAGACTGTATGACCACATGACCTCCTCGGACTCCCATTGGTGGAGCAGTTCATAGTGGTGTCCAGTAGGGGTCAGTCAAACTTCACGGGACTGGCAGTCAGTGGTTATGCTTCAGTGCATGGGTCACATGACCTAAAATCCATCCAATCACAACCACCTGAAAACAATGCTGCCTCAGCATCGACCTCCTGGATGGCTAGAACATCTGTTCCTGGGGTCAGCGTGGGTTTGGGTTCAGAGCtcagaccagtgtgtgtgtgtgtatgtgtgtgtgtgtgtgtgtgttcctcaagttcatgttcacacacacgtgAAGTACAGGAACAGTTAGCGTGTGTTAGCATGTGAGGTGAGGACGGGTTTCATGGACAGACCGTCGACGGACACGGATCAGAGCCGTCTCTAATGCCTCAGAACACACTTTAATCTCCACACACAACATTCAACAATTAGGGCaaacaccccctcacacacacacacacacacacacacacacacacacacacacacacacacacacacacacacacacacacacacacacacacgggaacAGAGCTGTAATCTGCAGGAGtgtcaaaacaaacacaaggagATAAGAGGCCGTAAATCCAACTCTATTCACATCTCTGTTCAAGCCCGCGTCCAGAACTCCGCCCAGTCGCAGAACTCCGCCCAGTCCAGAACTCCTCCCGGTCCCGAACTCCACCCACTCCATAATCCGCCCCAATCCAGAACTCCGCCCCACTCTAGAACTCCGCCCCACTCCAGAATTCTGCCCCAGTCCAGAACTCCACCCGGACTCACAGGCATCATGTACAACATGCATTACAGTTTGATGTGATTTGGTTTGTGTGAACACAAAAATCTGATCTGCTTAAACCAGATTGACTCTGGATGCGTTTACACTGATAGTCCACATTCATAACTCAACTGCAGCTCTGATCTGCTGATCACCAGCAGATGGCGGCGGTGAGGAGCGCAGAGACCTGAACCCCACTGAGAAATTATAGTAGTCTTGAGAGTAGATCAAGGGTTTGACCACTAAGGGTTTGACTACTATTGTCCACTGAGAGTAGATCAAACTAACTGACAGCACGACCATAacaaagaccatagatcaaagcacaaggaGAGTAAACAAAGGAAAGTAAACTATACCCCGTTTGTGCAGtgtagcctagcctagcctagcctatcccATAACCCTGTAGGGTCGTTGGAGCCCCACAGATGGTGCCCATCACTCGCCATGTTGGATGATCAAAGGAGAGTAGATTAAGGGTTTGACTACTGTGATTTCTCAGTGGGGTTCAGGTCTCTGTGTTCCTCACCCCCGCTCTGTTGTTGATCAGCAGATCTGAGTTATGAATGCGGACTGTCAGTGTAAACGCATCCAGATTGAATCTGGTTTAAGCAGATCAGATTTTTGTGTTCACATAAACcaaataaagaaacacttttcttaaATACAGAAgggttttaaacagtctatcaaagTGTGGGGtaaagtaatacagatataaggcggtttaatatcagtatggggagggttcataaacgtttaaattaccagaaataaaatagtttgtcgctatattgcggaatttcgtttttcacaggtggtcctgaaacgcattaactgcaggtattgagggattactgtaatcacAATCCAATCTAGAATACAGATTATAGATTCATGAGTCTATATTGAAAAAGACGTCAAAGCTGAAGACGGTCCAAATCAACAAAAAGTtcaaagaaaagttaaaaaaaagtccaaagtcATTCGACATCAAAGGATGATCTTCATGTTGGCAAGTCATTGAATATATTAGTGCACATTCTCTGAGTCATAATATTCCGATTGTACCAATGGCTTCAGTACCCGAAGTAGAAGGGAACCCAGAAAAAGCCGGGCATCGCTTCAGGCTCAAGATAAAGCCTTCTGATCGGACGTACGGTGATTCCAACTCCACCGACGACACAGGTGCAGATCACGCGGCTATTCTCAAATTAATGAAGGACTGGAATCTGGCCAACAAACGTAACCGAATTTGGGAAACACGAATTCCCCCATCAAGAGGAAGAAGCTCATTTCAACAGGACAGCGATGAGTCCAACCCCAAACGCCCCCAACATACCAGAGTGCGACTGGTCCAGCGCTCACTTGACAAGCCAACCAAGATGGAGTGGAAGACGATGGGACCGCTGACGGTGGACAAGCCGTCGCCAAGCAAATACCTGAGGAAACACTCGAGAGATTCCAAGGCGCTCTCAACGGGTCCGACTCCGGCCGCCCCTCGGAGTTCCCTCCCCAAGAAACCACCCGTTCCCAGACAGAATGAGCTCGCACCTTTAATCATCCACAAGGAGAAAAACTTTGTGAAAGACAACCgacatcaggtgtgtgtgtcaaagagGACGTCTGAAGTTACAGATCCTGATTACAGGAAGAAGGGCGGTTATGGAGAAGTCCCTCAGTACCTTCAGAAACTCAAGACGGAGCAGCATcaggagaaagagaagcaaGTGAAGGAAGACCAGTACCTGCCaaaggacagacaggaagagattcTACGACAACTGAATAAAGAGTGCAAGAAGCTGCATGCTGAGGCCAAGAAGATCCCGTGCTTAGGAGGGAAGACCAAACTGGTCTTCAGGGAGAAATTCAACGAAGCCATGACCAACCTGGAGAGCGACATCAAGCTGTTTGAGATGAGCAAGAAGCTCTACATCCCCAACCTGATGAAGAACACCTTCTACGCCCACAAGTTCATCAAGAGCCACATGCCCGCCTGAACCGGGTCTATGTCTCCGCCACGTCTGGGGTCGTTTAGACTCCGCCCCTTTGTCTCTTAATGTCGACGGGATTCCTCCCATCACCAAAAACATGACAAGGTACAAGTAGGAGGTTTACTCTGGGAGCTCCAGTTATCCtccgttaaaaaaaaagttccatggATTTTCTATTGTTCTGTTATTAACCATTACATTCATAACTTGTGAGATGACCGACTAGTCTTTGATATCTTTATCTACCTATTAATCTACCTACATATGTATCAATTTGCTTATCTTAAATAATAAATCCATAAATTGTCAATTTTTCTATGTACAGCGGTACctttacttacgaaattaattggttccggaagacattttgtaagtagaaaattttctaagtagagacgcgttttccattcaaatgccctaatctgttacaagcccacaaaaattcagacataattgttttataaagcataaaaatgcatcaaaacatgtaacaaatacatgttacgattagattattacacaataaatgagagttttgcataatgtaaaaaacaaagaataaagaataaaatgatgatcatttaccttttaactgctgtcctcattgttttttgccctctttggttcatgccctcttgcccccccatgaacaacagagtgaattccagtcctccttctgaacttctccaaccacccacacgacgccttaaactccttaaacttccttttgttttaataacgtggtgattgtagatgcattacggccatattctttggtgagatcaaccaaacgcatccctttttcaggcttttctatcatctcttgctttgtttgtacggacaaaaaaactcttttcttcatcttttcttttcctcttttcgccgtcactttcttggggtccatagtgaatactctaaaagttaatatatttacgttaaactatcagagcacctcatgggtcgagggccgaatgacgaggacgctgtatagacacctatctagctccacagagaggtccctcttagccaatgggatgccaggatgctaggtaatagccaatggcagagcagctctaagaatgttgcgttcaggaacctgtgggagctgcgagtatcagcccatactgtgtttttacctttcgtaagtccaAATtttttcgtaactagaggcaatattttcctgctgagaaatttcggaagtagaaaatttctctctctctctctctctctctctctctctctatatatatatatatatatatatatatatatatatatatatatatatatatatatatatatatatatatatatatatatatatatatatatatatatatatatatatatatacagtacatgtattcAGGCGTTGGAGGCATTGGAGGCACAGAGTTTCTGACACTGAGCTACAGATGAACTGGATCagatgtgtttattttgaaaggataAGCATTGTTcatgtaaacataaatataaacacacacacacacacacacacacacacacacacacacacacaccctgggtCTTGTTTGGTCACACACCAACTGACCGGACAAATGTTCTTTTGCTTTTCTACCCAAACGCCGCCGCTGGCaagtactgtgtgtttttgtgtgtgtatgtgtgtgtgtgtgtgcgtgtgtgcgtgtgtgtttgtgtgtgtgtgtgtgtgtgtgtgtgtgtgtgttttgctcccctccaggtttgtgtgttttctagcATCCCACTGCTCTTGTGTCCTTTATTAAGGTCAATTTGGTAACTAGGGTtggtagcacacacacacacactcacacacacacacacacacacacacacacacacacacacacacacacacacacacacacacacacacacacacagctcactcACGCGTGGATAACTTCCAGATGAGCGTTTCCGAATGTTTTCTCGTTCATCATTTTGAGGGTttagttttaaatattaaaaatcaacCTGTTCAAATAATTCTGGCTAAAGCTCCGACCCGGTTGGAGGTCTGCACCCTGTCTGGACTcatcctggtcatgtgaccctaTCCTGGTCATGTGATCCTTCTCTAGACATACATGGAGCTCCATCATCTGTAGTCGACCCCCAGACCGGATGGGATAGGGGTCCATAGAACCCCGACGGAGATGTGGAGGTCTGTCTGATCTCAGGTGTATCACATGATCTGTGTCACCC
This is a stretch of genomic DNA from Antennarius striatus isolate MH-2024 chromosome 11, ASM4005453v1, whole genome shotgun sequence. It encodes these proteins:
- the LOC137603786 gene encoding acylphosphatase-2-like, whose translation is MCDPAGPGLVSVDFEVFGYVQGVCFRMYTEEQGLRLGLVGWVKNTPSGTVVGQVQGPAAQVEEMKLWLSKEGSPSSRITRASFSNQRTIDRVELSGFRTRF
- the LOC137604126 gene encoding enkurin-like; amino-acid sequence: MASVPEVEGNPEKAGHRFRLKIKPSDRTYGDSNSTDDTGADHAAILKLMKDWNLANKRNRIWETRIPPSRGRSSFQQDSDESNPKRPQHTRVRLVQRSLDKPTKMEWKTMGPLTVDKPSPSKYLRKHSRDSKALSTGPTPAAPRSSLPKKPPVPRQNELAPLIIHKEKNFVKDNRHQVCVSKRTSEVTDPDYRKKGGYGEVPQYLQKLKTEQHQEKEKQVKEDQYLPKDRQEEILRQLNKECKKLHAEAKKIPCLGGKTKLVFREKFNEAMTNLESDIKLFEMSKKLYIPNLMKNTFYAHKFIKSHMPA